Proteins from a single region of Hermetia illucens chromosome 3, iHerIll2.2.curated.20191125, whole genome shotgun sequence:
- the LOC119652361 gene encoding uncharacterized protein LOC119652361 isoform X1 — translation MNIWKGKVLSEVPFGHVLIVKGKIKPNPNKICLDLAETSTEKDSSGVVLLKIEANFRENQIIRSMYHPGKGWSQEEISKNWKKETPKNPLVPGQSFIFRIAVLQKCFEIYVNDQLYGTFEHLECPNKIKYVIATGDFEKITQFHHRCLFPLIFPKSDLMQKEKEVFQSDVPKKYEMGTIVVLEGICRGPQNSEFSINFLCNETSKIFLKFLVQFERKTVIRTSQREQYKVCPLCPEKLRILPTTNALMFNVEDEETCGEFPFKRGKAFRIAFGWGEKAVMIAVNGRFFTYFNFPFTPFAISTIKCCTNEVADFAVNGLEYHSDTSLLTRVEQLSMF, via the exons ATGAACATTTGGAAAGGGAAGGTTTTGTCCGAAGTGCCATTTGGGCATGTCCTGATAGTCAAAGGAAAAATTAAGCCAAATCCCAATAA GATATGTTTGGATTTGGCTGAGACTAGTACAGAGAAGGATTCATCTGGTGTGGTTTTACTGAAAATTGAAGCGAATTTTCGTGAGAATCAGATTATACGCAGCATGTATCATCCAGGAAAGGGGTGGTCACAAGAAGAGAtttcaaaaaattggaaaaaagagACTCCGAAAAATCCTCTAGTGCCTG GACAATCATTCATCTTTCGCATAGCTGTTCTGCAAAAGTGTTTTGAGATTTACGTGAACGATCAACTGTACGGGACATTTGAACATTTAGAATGCCCCAATAAAATCAAATACGTAATTGCCACTGGTGATTTCGAGAAGATCACGCAGTTCCATCACAGATGTTTGTTTCCGCTCATATTTCCCAAATCTGATCTGATGCAAAAGGAGAAAGAAGTCTTTCAAAGTGATGTAccgaaaaaatatgaaatgg GAACGATTGTTGTTTTAGAAGGCATATGCCGCGGCCCTCagaattcagaattttcaattaatttcctCTGCAATGAAACATCCAAGATTTTCCTGAAATTTCTTGTCCAATTTGAGAGAAAAACTGTAATAAGGACTTCCCAGCGTGAGCAGTACAA GGTCTGTCCACTTTGCCCGGAAAAGTTAAGGATATTACCAACTACTAACGCTTTAAT GTTCAACGTGGAAGATGAAGAAACCTGTGGCGAGTTTCCGTTCAAGCGGGGAAAGGCATTCAGAATTGCATTCGGATGGGGTGAAAAGGCTGTTATGATTGCTGTGAATGGACGTTTCTTCACCTATTTTAACTTTCCTTTTACACCTTTCGCGATCTCTACAATTAAGTGTTGTACAAACGAGGTTGCTGACTTCGCGGTAAATGGATTGGAATATCATTCAGACACCTCGCTGCTAACACGGGTCGAACAGCTATCAATGTTCTAA
- the LOC119652361 gene encoding uncharacterized protein LOC119652361 isoform X2 codes for MNIWKGKVLSEVPFGHVLIVKGKIKPNPNKICLDLAETSTEKDSSGVVLLKIEANFRENQIIRSMYHPGKGWSQEEISKNWKKETPKNPLVPGQSFIFRIAVLQKCFEIYVNDQLYGTFEHLECPNKIKYVIATGDFEKITQFHHRCLFPLIFPKSDLMQKEKEVFQSDVPKKYEMGTIVVLEGICRGPQNSEFSINFLCNETSKIFLKFLVQFERKTVIRTSQREQYKFNVEDEETCGEFPFKRGKAFRIAFGWGEKAVMIAVNGRFFTYFNFPFTPFAISTIKCCTNEVADFAVNGLEYHSDTSLLTRVEQLSMF; via the exons ATGAACATTTGGAAAGGGAAGGTTTTGTCCGAAGTGCCATTTGGGCATGTCCTGATAGTCAAAGGAAAAATTAAGCCAAATCCCAATAA GATATGTTTGGATTTGGCTGAGACTAGTACAGAGAAGGATTCATCTGGTGTGGTTTTACTGAAAATTGAAGCGAATTTTCGTGAGAATCAGATTATACGCAGCATGTATCATCCAGGAAAGGGGTGGTCACAAGAAGAGAtttcaaaaaattggaaaaaagagACTCCGAAAAATCCTCTAGTGCCTG GACAATCATTCATCTTTCGCATAGCTGTTCTGCAAAAGTGTTTTGAGATTTACGTGAACGATCAACTGTACGGGACATTTGAACATTTAGAATGCCCCAATAAAATCAAATACGTAATTGCCACTGGTGATTTCGAGAAGATCACGCAGTTCCATCACAGATGTTTGTTTCCGCTCATATTTCCCAAATCTGATCTGATGCAAAAGGAGAAAGAAGTCTTTCAAAGTGATGTAccgaaaaaatatgaaatgg GAACGATTGTTGTTTTAGAAGGCATATGCCGCGGCCCTCagaattcagaattttcaattaatttcctCTGCAATGAAACATCCAAGATTTTCCTGAAATTTCTTGTCCAATTTGAGAGAAAAACTGTAATAAGGACTTCCCAGCGTGAGCAGTACAA GTTCAACGTGGAAGATGAAGAAACCTGTGGCGAGTTTCCGTTCAAGCGGGGAAAGGCATTCAGAATTGCATTCGGATGGGGTGAAAAGGCTGTTATGATTGCTGTGAATGGACGTTTCTTCACCTATTTTAACTTTCCTTTTACACCTTTCGCGATCTCTACAATTAAGTGTTGTACAAACGAGGTTGCTGACTTCGCGGTAAATGGATTGGAATATCATTCAGACACCTCGCTGCTAACACGGGTCGAACAGCTATCAATGTTCTAA